Genomic DNA from Anaerolineae bacterium:
TTATTGCGATTATCCTCTGGTTGGTCAATCGTCCGTACATGATGGAGTTCTTTAATCCCGATACACGGATTTTTGGAATAACCATGCTGGTCATTGGCGCTTTAATGATTGCTACCGGATACTACGTCATGATGCGCATCGCAAATATTGAGGTGTAGGCATTAGAAAGGCGGTGGTTTATGGAACTGATCCTGGTCGGTGTAGTTGTTTTTATTCTGGTTGGAGCATTGATCTTAGTCGTGGTTGGCTTGCGCGATGCAAATCGAGAAGATCCGCTGCAGAAAAGATTAGAGGAATTTGCCGCCCGAGGTGAAACAGCCACCTTAGAGGAAATAGAGTTATCTCAACCTTTTTCTGAGAGAGTCTTGGTGCCAATTGCACGGCGGTTGGGTGACTTTGTCACTCGTTTTACCCCTCAAAACGCCTTACAAACCACAGCTCATCGATTAGAATTAGCCGGCAATCCCAGAGGGTTAGATCCAACTATTTTCTGGGCCTCTCGATTTATTGTGGCATTTCTATTTGGTGGTTTATTTATCTTCCTTTTTACAGTCGGGTTGAAAGACTGGAGTTGGATTAGAAAATTTGTTGTCATTGCCTTCTTTATGATTATTGGGTTTTACATTCCTGACCTTTTACTTACCAGTAGAATTAATCGCCGCCAAAAGGAAATTCGTAAAGCAATGCCCGATGCATTGGATTTGTTGACGATATGCGTCGAAGCTGGCCTTGGATTTGACGGCGCTATGGCAAAAGTCACCGAAAAATGGGATAACGAGTTGAGTCTGGCATTTGCTCGAGCTTTGAAAGAGATGCAGTTGGGGAAGTTGCGCCGAGAAGCACTAAGAGATATGGCAGACCGGATCGGTATTCCCGAAATGACCAGTTTTGTCGCGGCGGTTATCCAAAGTGAGCAACTGGGGGTCAGTATGGCAAAGGTGTTACGCATTCAATCTGACCAGATGCGGGTGCGTCGTCGCCAACGCGCAGAAGAAGAAGCCCATAAAGCGCCAATTAAAATGTTGATTCCTTTGGCTTTGTTGATTTTCCCTTCGATTTGTATTGTCTTGATGACTCCAGCCTTTATCATGCTTATGCAGTCTGCGTTAAAGGGTGTCCTGTTTGGAAATTAGAAGAGAATTGTGGGCGCTTTAGTGCATCACAAACCCATTCCATATACCCTCTATCAATGGGTATGGAACGCGGTTGATTGGATTTATCCTCCAGTTTGTGGAGGATGTGGGACCCCAGGAGTCCGGTTGTGTTCAGAATGTCAACGCAGCTTGCAGCGGATCAAAAGCCCTATATGCACAAGATGCGGATTGCCGCTAAACAACGAAGATACAGTTTGTAATGATTGCAGAGATTTTTCCTTTGCTGTGGATGGTATTCGAGCCTATGCCCAATACGCGGGTCCGATAAGAAACGCAATTCATCAACTGAAATACCGGCGCGATATTGCTCTTGCAGAAACGCTTGCCAGTTTTTTGGTTGACCTTTATTGTGAAACCGGGTGGCAGGTTGATCTTGTGACACCAGTTCCATTAGGGGTTGTTCGGAGAAAAGAACGTGGATATAATCAAGCTGCGATGATTGCTTACCCCTTTTCATTAGCGGTTCAAGTTTCTTACAGTAGCAGAGCACTTCGACGCGTGCGAGAGACGGCTTCGCAAGTAGATTTGGGATTTGCGCAACGTCTTGAGAATGTCAAGGAAGCTTTTCGAGCTGATCCGCAAAAGGTTGCAGGCAAGAAAGTTTTGGTGATTGATGATGTGACAACAACCGGTGCAACGCTCAATGCTTGTGCCGAGGCGCTCAAAAATGCTGGAGCGACCACTGTTTATGGGTTTGTTGTAGCCCGTACATTATTATCACAAGGAGGTAAAAATGACCGTGCCAGTTGAAGTTGTGAGTCGGAATATGGAGGTGAGCGAAAGGTTGCAGAATTATATCGACAAGAAGATTGCGAAGCTGGATCGTTACCTGCCTGGCATCGAGGAGGCGCGGGTCGATGTCACATACGCCAAGTCAGCGCGAAACGCAGCCGATCGTCAGATTGCTCAGATTACGGTGCGGGGGAAGGGGTTTATTCTGCGCTCGGAGGAACGCGCGGATGATATTTTTGCAGCGCTGGACACAGCTTTGGATAAAATCCAACGACGCATTGAACGATATAAAGGCAAACATTATCGCGGCAGAGGAGATGGGAGGAGCGCTGCTGAGGTTGTAGAATCAAAAGTGGAGGAAGAACCTCTCAGCCAGCCGGTTATTGCAAAAAGAAAGAAATTTGCGATTACCCCTATGGACGAAATGGAAGCCATCGAGCAAATGAATTTACTTGGACATGACAATTTCTTCGTGTTTTTCAATACGAACACTGGCGGTATCAATGTGCTTTATAAACGGCGCGATGGAACGTATGGTATCATTGAGCCAGAGATCCGTTGAGTTACTTTTCTAAGGAGTTGGGGCGGAGGGTATGTCTCCGCCCTTTTTGTTTCGTTAAGTTTGCTTCTTGACGGGAAAGGCGTCGCTGAGTACACTTATGCCTTACAAGACCCAAGAACGCCTGAGAATTGACTATTGGATAAGTTCAGGCGAAATAGCAATAGAAAGTAGTCTGGCAAAATGGAGATAGATCGGGAAGCTCTATATCGCATTGCAGAAACTTATCTTGATACTCAAATTGACCAACCGGAAATCGAAGAAGCTGTGCGGATGATTCTGGGAGCTATTGGTGAGAACCCTGATCGAGAGGGATTGCTCAAGACACCGGAAAGGGTTGCTCGGATGTATGAAGAATTGCTTTCAGGATACCGAGTTGACCCCGTTGCCCTGGTGAATGGAGCTGTTTTTGATGTTGCTTACGATGAAATGGTTTTAGTGAGAGATATCGAATTCTATAGTTTATGCGAACATCACCTTTTGCCCTTTATCGGTCGTGCTCATGTGGCTTATTTACCCAGGGGCAGAATAATCGGCTTATCCAAGATCCCACGCATTGTGGATATGTTTGCCCATCGTTTGCAGGTACAGGAGCGAATGACGCGACAGATTGCCGATTTTCTGGATACCTTATTAAACCCAATTGGGGTTGCTGTTGTGGTGGAAGGATTACATCTCTGTGCCACGATGCGAGGTGTGAAGAAACATGGCGCGAGAATGACAACTTCTTCTATGTTAGGGTATTTCAGAAAAAATATTGCCACGCGGCAGGAGTTTTTAGACAATATTTCACGAGGCTCTGCTCCATTATTCTAGGTTTTTAAAGAATTTATTTTTTGATACCTTTCTGATACTTTATATTAGGTAAAAATCGAATCACGAATATGAAAAGACTCTGGTTACTGGTAGGATTGACCTTTCTTTTATTCTTGTCTGCAGGTTGCAAAAGTAGTGACCTTGCGACAAAGCAGGGCGAGCAAGAAATATCAGATTCTCCATTCATATCTCAGACTCCACTTTCCGGAAATTCTATCCAACCTTCCCCCTACCCAGAGGCTGAGAAAACAGTGGAAGCAACTTCTCTGTCCAGTTCTCAACCTTATCCAGAAGCTATTGATGAAACTGCAAAAGCGACATCTTCCGAAGCTGTTTCAACAGCCTCACCAACCCCTGTCGATCTGGCTATGAGGGCAACGAATCCAGATCAATTTGTCCTTGCTTCGGGAGGTTATCAATTGGTGGAGTTTTTTGCGTTCTGGTGTCCGACTTGTAGAAGTATGGCGCCTGTGTTAAAAAAATTGGAAAATCAATTTGCTGGCAAAGTCCAATTTATCTACCTGGATATTGATGATCCCAAAACCAATCCCTATAAACAGAGCCTGGGGTATCTGTACCAGCCTCATTTCTTCTTGATCGATGGTCAAGGAAATATCATCAAGCAGTGGGTTGGATATGTTGAGGAAGAAGAATTAACAGCGGTGTTGGGGTCATTACAATAAAAAAAAGAATATCCATATATTTTTTTGGAGAATAGAGATATAAATACTCTTGACAGGGAGCGGGATATTGATTATTATATCCATACCCCACCCCTATGGGGGGGATGGAGGCCAAATGAATAAGGAAATTGTATTAAATAGATTGACAATTATCGAAGGACATCTTAAGGGGGTAAAGAAGATGGTCGAACAAGGGGCTTATTGTATGGATGTGATTCATCAGATCCATGCTATTCAATCAGCCTTGAACAAAGTTTCAACAATGATTCTGAATGACCACTTGAATACCTGTGTCATTTCCGCGGTACGAGGAGAAAATCCAGATGATCGCGAAAGAGTACTAAAAGAAATCTCTGAACTGTTTGAGACAGTATCCAAGCCGTGAACCTCAAACGATAGAATTTCTAAATTTCAAAAGGAGGATGGTATGCCAAGCGTAACTTATAAAATCCCAAATATTTCCTGTCATCATTGTGTGCACACGATTCAATCTGAATTAGGCGAATTGGAAGGTATTAAACAAGTAATTGCTGACGTCGAGACCAAAACGGCGCATATAGAGTTCGATTCACCGGCTACCGAAGAGGTCATCAAAAGAGTTTTGGCGGAGATTAATTATCCTGCTGAAGAATAACACGGTATAAGCAAATGTCTGTTCGTCAAGTTGTCCTACCTGTCACAGGGATGACCTGTGCTAATTGTGCAGCGACGATCGAGAGAAATCTCAAGAAAGAAAAAGGGGTTCAGAGTGCAATCGTCAACCTTTCTTCTGAGAGGGCGATCATTGAGTTTGATCCCCAATTGACTGCCTTGAGTGATCTATTAGGTCGTGTCCAGAAAGCTGGTTACGGTGTTGCTACTGGAAAAATAGATTTCTTTGTAAAAGAAATCGAGGATCAAATTCGGCTTAACCGCTTAGAACAGAAACTTCAATCAAGGGAAGGCGTTCAAAAGGTGACCTTGAACGTGGTGAATGGACACCTGGAGATTGAATTTATCCCTACCTTAATTGGGGTTAGCGAGCTTCGTCAGGCGATTGCAAGCATGGGATTTTCGTTGGTGGAGGTTAAAGGCGCTGATGAAGACCTCGAACGCCTGGCTCACGAGCGGGAAATCAGCCATCAGTTAACTTTGCTGAAGGTAGGACTATTATTCACGATACCATTATTCGTTTTTTCAATGGCGCGTGATTTCAACTTGTTGCCCCACGCCATTGCTCATGCAGATTGGGCAAATGTCTTGATGTGGGTTCTGGCAAGCCCAGTTCAATTCTATGTGGGCTGGCAATATTATGTTGGCGCATACAAGGCGATCCGCAATGGGGCTGCCAATATGGATGTCCTGATCAGCATGGGCTCATCGGCTGCTTATATTTACAGCGCATTCGTCACGGTAGGCTTGCTTGAAGGCCATGTGTACTTCGAGACTTCTGCTGTGATTATCACCTTGATTAAGCTGGGAAAGTATCTTGAAGCAAGAGCAAAAGGTCAAACCGGTGAAGCAATCCGAAAACTGATTGCGCTTAAACCAAAGAAAGCTCGTTTACTGAAAAACGGTGAGGAAATCGAAATCTCCGTTGAAGATGTCCAGGTTGGGGATATCTTGCTGGTGAAGCCAGGGGAAAAAATTCCGGTTGATGGAATTGTGATTGATGGTTATTCTTCTGTAGATGAATCAATGTTAACCGGAGAATCTTTACCGGTTGAAAAGAATATTGGCAGTTCTGTATATGGTGCGACTCTCAATAAAATGGGGTACTTGAAAATAGAGGCCTTAAAAGTCGGGAAAGATACTGCACTGGCTCAAATCATCCGCATGGTGGAAGAAGCTCAAGGAAGTAAAGCGCCGATTCAGAAACTTGCCGATCGTGTTTCAGCGATCTTTGTTCCAATTGTAATCCTGATTGCTACCGGAACCTTCGTGTTCTGGTACTGGATAGCACCCAGAATCATGCAACCGAATGGAGACTTTCTTGAAAGCGCGATTATTCACGCTGTTGCTGTTCTGGTAATTGCCTGCCCTTGCGCAATGGGATTGGCAACACCAACGGCAGTCATGGTTGGCAGTGGCAAGGGGGCTGAATCAGGAATATTGATCAAAAATGGAGAGGCTTTGGAAAGAGCTGGGCGGGTAACGAATGTGATCTTCGATAAAACCGGTACTCTAACCAAGGGACAACCTCAGGTCACCGACATCATGTTGATAGACTCTCAAAATGACGAGACAGAATTTTTGTATATGGTAGGTTCTCTGGAAAAAGTAAGCGAACATCCCTTAGGAGAGGCAGTTGTTGCCGAAGCAACCCGGAGGGGGATTGTGCTAAGTGAACCTGATCGTTTTGA
This window encodes:
- a CDS encoding Type II/IV secretion system protein TadC, associated with Flp pilus assembly, whose product is MELILVGVVVFILVGALILVVVGLRDANREDPLQKRLEEFAARGETATLEEIELSQPFSERVLVPIARRLGDFVTRFTPQNALQTTAHRLELAGNPRGLDPTIFWASRFIVAFLFGGLFIFLFTVGLKDWSWIRKFVVIAFFMIIGFYIPDLLLTSRINRRQKEIRKAMPDALDLLTICVEAGLGFDGAMAKVTEKWDNELSLAFARALKEMQLGKLRREALRDMADRIGIPEMTSFVAAVIQSEQLGVSMAKVLRIQSDQMRVRRRQRAEEEAHKAPIKMLIPLALLIFPSICIVLMTPAFIMLMQSALKGVLFGN
- a CDS encoding Copper chaperone, with amino-acid sequence MPSVTYKIPNISCHHCVHTIQSELGELEGIKQVIADVETKTAHIEFDSPATEEVIKRVLAEINYPAEE
- a CDS encoding Ribosomal subunit interface protein, whose protein sequence is MTVPVEVVSRNMEVSERLQNYIDKKIAKLDRYLPGIEEARVDVTYAKSARNAADRQIAQITVRGKGFILRSEERADDIFAALDTALDKIQRRIERYKGKHYRGRGDGRSAAEVVESKVEEEPLSQPVIAKRKKFAITPMDEMEAIEQMNLLGHDNFFVFFNTNTGGINVLYKRRDGTYGIIEPEIR
- a CDS encoding Lead, cadmium, zinc and mercury transporting ATPase; the encoded protein is MTCANCAATIERNLKKEKGVQSAIVNLSSERAIIEFDPQLTALSDLLGRVQKAGYGVATGKIDFFVKEIEDQIRLNRLEQKLQSREGVQKVTLNVVNGHLEIEFIPTLIGVSELRQAIASMGFSLVEVKGADEDLERLAHEREISHQLTLLKVGLLFTIPLFVFSMARDFNLLPHAIAHADWANVLMWVLASPVQFYVGWQYYVGAYKAIRNGAANMDVLISMGSSAAYIYSAFVTVGLLEGHVYFETSAVIITLIKLGKYLEARAKGQTGEAIRKLIALKPKKARLLKNGEEIEISVEDVQVGDILLVKPGEKIPVDGIVIDGYSSVDESMLTGESLPVEKNIGSSVYGATLNKMGYLKIEALKVGKDTALAQIIRMVEEAQGSKAPIQKLADRVSAIFVPIVILIATGTFVFWYWIAPRIMQPNGDFLESAIIHAVAVLVIACPCAMGLATPTAVMVGSGKGAESGILIKNGEALERAGRVTNVIFDKTGTLTKGQPQVTDIMLIDSQNDETEFLYMVGSLEKVSEHPLGEAVVAEATRRGIVLSEPDRFEALAGNGVKGEVDGHTVIVGNERMIEKYGGQLDGYQAEIERLQKEAKTPLYVLIDGKIAGIIAVADMLKDEARQVVNALREMGLAVGMITGDHQRVATAIGEKIGIDYVLAEVLPSDKALQVKRLQEEGKKVAMVGDGINDAPALAQADVGIAIGSGTDVAIASAPIVLMGNDLMGVVRSIRLSRLTLKTIKQNLFWAFIYNILLIPAAAMGLLSPILAAAAMALSSVFVVTNSLRLKQKPL
- a CDS encoding thiol:disulfide interchange protein, which encodes MEATSLSSSQPYPEAIDETAKATSSEAVSTASPTPVDLAMRATNPDQFVLASGGYQLVEFFAFWCPTCRSMAPVLKKLENQFAGKVQFIYLDIDDPKTNPYKQSLGYLYQPHFFLIDGQGNIIKQWVGYVEEEELTAVLGSLQ
- a CDS encoding GTP cyclohydrolase I, encoding MEIDREALYRIAETYLDTQIDQPEIEEAVRMILGAIGENPDREGLLKTPERVARMYEELLSGYRVDPVALVNGAVFDVAYDEMVLVRDIEFYSLCEHHLLPFIGRAHVAYLPRGRIIGLSKIPRIVDMFAHRLQVQERMTRQIADFLDTLLNPIGVAVVVEGLHLCATMRGVKKHGARMTTSSMLGYFRKNIATRQEFLDNISRGSAPLF